A region from the Papio anubis isolate 15944 chromosome 6, Panubis1.0, whole genome shotgun sequence genome encodes:
- the KIAA0408 gene encoding uncharacterized protein KIAA0408 homolog, producing the protein MDLHKQWENTETNWHKEKMELLDQFDNERKEWESQWKIMQKKIEELCQEVKLRREINMNERAKIIDLYHEKTIPDKMIESSPNYPDLGQCEFIRTNHEDGLRKENKTEQSLVSGGNQMCKEQKATKKSEVGFLDPLATDNQKECEAWPVLRTSEEESKSCSGALNTALEELAKVSEELCSFQEEIRKRSNHRRMKSDSFLQEMPNVTDIPHGDPMINNDPCILPSSLEKEKQKNRKNLSCTIMLQSNSAKKCGIDTIDLKRNETPPVPPPRSTSRNIPSSDSEQAYERWKERLDHNSWVPHEGQSERNYNPHFPLRQHEMSILYPNEGKTLKDGIIFSSLVPEVKIDSKPPSNEDVGLSMWSYDIGIGAKRSPSTSWFQKTCSTPSNPKYEMVIPDHPAKSHPDLHVSNDCNSSVADSSSPLRNFSCGFERTTRNKKLAAKTDEFNRTVFRTDRNCQAIQQNQSCSKLSEDLKPCDTSSAHTGSISQSNDVSGIWKTNAHMPVPMENVPDNPTKKSTTGLVRQMQGHLSPRSYRNMLHEHDWRPSNLSGRPRSADPRSNYGVVEKLLKTYETATESALQNSTCFRDNWTKCNSDVSGGATLSQHLEMLQMEQEFQQKTAVWGGQEVKQGIDRKKITEESMSVNTSHGKGFSRPARPANRRLPSRWASRSPSAPPALRRSTHNYTISLRSEASMA; encoded by the exons ATGGACCTACATAAGCAGTGGGAGAACACAGAGACTAACTGGCATAAGGAAAAGATGGAATTACTGGACCAATTTGACAATGAAAGAAAGGAATGGGAAAGTCAATGGAAGATTatgcagaagaaaatagaagag ctTTGCCAGGAAGTAAAACTTCGGAGGGAAATCAATATGAATGAACGTGCTAAGATCATTGATCTTTACCATGAGAAGACCATTCCAGACAAAATGATAGAATCTTCCCCAAATTACCCCGATTTAGGACAATGTGAATTTATAAGGACAAATCACGAAGATggtctgagaaaagaaaataaaacagagcagAGCTTAGTCAGTGGAGGAAATCAAATGTGTAAGgaacaaaaagcaacaaaaaaatcagaagtagGGTTTTTGGATCCTCTGGCTACAGACAACCAAAAGGAATGTGAGGCCTGGCCTGTCCTGAGGACTTCTGAGGAAGAGAGTAAGAGCTGTTCTGGCGCCCTCAATACA GCTCTTGAAGAACTTGCGAAGGTTAGTGAAGAATTATGCAGCTTTCAAGAGGAAATTCGAAAGCGGTCTAACCATAGAAG gATGAAGTCAGATTCTTTTCTCCAGGAAATGCCAAATGTAACTGATATACCTCATGGGGACCCCATGATCAACAATGACCCATGCATTCTTCCAAGtagtttagaaaaagaaaaacagaaaaataggaagaatCTGAGCTGTACCATTATGCTCCAGAGCAATTCTGCGAAAAAATGTGGAATTGATACAATcgatttgaaaagaaatgaaactccACCAGTTCCTCCTCCAAGAAGCACCTCTCGAAATATTCCCAGCTCAGATTCTGAACAAGCCTatgaaagatggaaggaaaggtTAGACCACAACAGCTGGGTGCCCCATGAGGGTCAAAGTGAAAGGAATTACAACCCTCACTTCCCTTTGAGACAACATGAGATGTCTATTTTGTATCCAAATGAAGGGAAAACTTTGAAAGATGGTATCATCTTTTCCTCTTTGGTACCAGAAGTCAAAATAGATAGCAAGCCTCCAAGTAATGAGGATGTTGGACTTAGCATGTGGTCATATGACATTGGGATAGGTGCAAAAAGGAGTCCCTCTACTTCATGGTTTCAGAAAACCTGCTCTACCCCCAGTAATCCAAAATATGAAATGGTGATCCCAGATCACCCTGCTAAATCTCATCCTGATCTTCATGTAAGTAATGACTGTAACTCCTCAGTGGCAGACAGCAGTAGCCCACTTAGAAACTTCAGCTGTGGCTTTGAAAGGACTACAAGGAACAAGAAGCTGGCAGCAAAGACTGATGAATTTAACAGAACTGTATTTAGAACAGATAGAAATTGTCAGGCAATACAGCAAAATCAAAGCTGCTCAAAATTATCAGAGGATCTCAAGCCCTGTGATACTTCATCTGCTCACACAGGTAGCATATCACAAAGTAATGATGTGTCTGGTATTTGGAAAACCAATGCCCACATGCCTGTGCCCATGGAAAATGTGCCTGATAATCCCACCAAGAAATCCACAACAGGCCTAGTAAGACAAATGCAGGGACACCTAAGTCCTCGCAGTTATCGGAATATGCTCCACGAGCATGACTGGAGACCGAGTAATTTGTCTGGCCGTCCAAGGTCAGCTGATCCCAGGTCAAATTATGGTGTTGTGGAAAAGCTGCTGAAAACCTACGAGACAGCAACAGAGTCTGCACTGCAAAATTCTACGTGCTTCCGGGATAACTGGACCAAATGTAATTCTGATGTCAGTGGTGGTGCCACATTAAGTCAGCATTTAGAAATGCTCCAAATGGAACAAGAGTTTCAGCAAAAGACAGCTGTGTGGGGGGGACAGGAAGTGAAGCAAGGAATAGATCGGAAAAAGATAACAGAG GAATCCATGTCAG